In Paraburkholderia acidisoli, one DNA window encodes the following:
- a CDS encoding HrpB1 family type III secretion system apparatus protein: MSNQLLVSNALLAVFSWGVRCGARAELEEMLQAVRVLQPRGAIGDVCEARMEIGARNWLAASRILREADARGDGGPIVWALHSWCLHALGDVEWQRLAHAVLDSGDATAMAIVDRFLPHAQDDAHEGYRHDDARARINEALSVGAL, from the coding sequence ATGTCGAATCAACTGCTCGTGTCGAACGCTCTACTCGCGGTGTTTTCCTGGGGCGTGCGTTGCGGCGCGCGCGCCGAACTCGAAGAGATGCTGCAAGCGGTGCGCGTGCTGCAACCGCGCGGCGCGATTGGCGACGTGTGCGAGGCGCGCATGGAGATCGGCGCGCGCAACTGGCTCGCCGCCTCGCGCATCCTGCGCGAAGCCGACGCGCGCGGCGACGGCGGCCCGATCGTATGGGCGCTGCACAGCTGGTGCCTGCATGCGCTCGGCGACGTCGAATGGCAGCGTCTCGCGCATGCCGTGCTCGACAGCGGCGACGCCACCGCGATGGCCATCGTCGACCGCTTCCTGCCGCATGCGCAGGACGACGCGCACGAGGGTTATCGGCATGACGATGCGCGCGCACGCATCAACGAGGCGCTGAGCGTGGGCGCGCTTTGA
- a CDS encoding DUF3455 domain-containing protein, whose product MGAKVVGSKRGSQSAWHPVSSKTSYRAAHALPDTATHAASPAAAFSHGLTRLHAAALAFVCASLAACASAPRPVTDYSLPDMLRAGPEQHLDDVLTAHGQTVYECRGSGTERYWIREGDLATLVDTGRRSVGTVAPGGYFLAYDGSQVRVRRDAHTQVTAGTLPWARLIAQDNARRRFNAAAHGRFARTDVVARLHTTGGLPPDPLCDREGGTLLVPYSADYLVYSPAYVPRSAPHFAPPLRPRSSQHSRPIRPSTVPDVLPAQR is encoded by the coding sequence GTGGGAGCGAAGGTCGTTGGCTCGAAACGGGGATCGCAGAGCGCGTGGCACCCGGTTTCCAGCAAGACTTCGTATCGCGCCGCGCATGCGCTCCCCGATACGGCGACTCACGCGGCTTCGCCCGCCGCCGCTTTTTCGCACGGCCTGACCCGCCTGCACGCCGCCGCGCTCGCGTTCGTTTGCGCGAGCCTCGCCGCCTGTGCGAGCGCGCCGCGCCCCGTGACCGACTACAGCCTGCCGGACATGCTGCGCGCCGGCCCCGAGCAGCATCTCGACGACGTGCTCACCGCGCACGGCCAGACCGTGTACGAGTGCCGCGGCTCCGGCACCGAGCGTTACTGGATCCGCGAAGGCGATCTGGCAACGCTCGTGGATACGGGACGCCGCAGCGTGGGCACCGTCGCGCCGGGCGGCTATTTCCTCGCCTACGACGGCAGCCAGGTGCGCGTGCGCCGCGACGCGCATACGCAGGTCACGGCGGGCACGCTGCCGTGGGCGCGCCTGATCGCCCAGGACAACGCGCGGCGCCGCTTCAACGCCGCCGCGCACGGCCGCTTCGCGCGCACCGACGTGGTCGCGCGCCTGCACACCACCGGCGGCCTGCCGCCCGACCCGCTCTGCGACCGCGAAGGCGGCACGCTGCTCGTGCCCTATTCCGCCGATTACCTCGTCTACAGCCCCGCCTACGTGCCGCGTTCCGCGCCGCACTTTGCCCCGCCACTTCGCCCTCGTTCCTCGCAGCATTCCCGCCCGATCCGTCCCTCGACGGTTCCTGACGTTCTGCCCGCACAACGGTAA